In Salvelinus sp. IW2-2015 unplaced genomic scaffold, ASM291031v2 Un_scaffold2824, whole genome shotgun sequence, the following are encoded in one genomic region:
- the LOC112074803 gene encoding zinc finger protein 239 — protein sequence MKFPSSSELRVHEKIHSQDKPHSCSYCDKAFKQLSNLKLHQRIHSEEKPYACSYCDKTFRAQGTLKVHLRTHTGERPYPCLDCDKRFITSSELKVHQRIHTGERPFYCYDCGKSYYQLKQLKEHMKFNPDHSTTRSGLNNIEDEDKLYSTSHDDDVTMS from the exons ATGAAGTTCCCTTCCTCCAGCGAGCTCAG GGTCCATGAGAAGATCCACAGCCAGGACAAGCCTCACAGCTGCTCCTACTGCGACAAGGCATTCAAACAGCTGTCCAACCTCAAGCTCCACCAGAGAATACACTCTGAGGAGAAGCCTTACGCCTGCTCCTACTGCGACAAGACCTTCCGTGCTCAGGGGACCTTAAAG GTGCACCTgaggactcacacaggagagaggcctTACCCCTGCTTAGACTGTGACAAGCGTTTCATCACGTCCTCAGAGTTAAAGGTGCACCAgaggattcacacaggagagaggcccTTCTACTGCtatgactgtgggaagagttactATCAGCTGAAGCAGCTGAAGGAACATATGAAGTTCAACCCGGACCACAGCACCACACGTAGCGGACTCAATAACATAGAGGACGAGGACAAGCTCTACTCTACGTCACACGATGATGATGTAACGATgtcttga